The Kiritimatiellia bacterium DNA segment GAAGCATGCCGCAGCCGCCCTCGCACGCCGGAGCCATCGGCGGAGTCGACCGGCGATCGCAATCCGCAGCTTCGGCGAAAAAGCGCCAAGTCGGTGCGGCGCTCTTCAACGTGGGCGCCGTCCACTCTCTGGAGAAAACCCTTCGCGCGTAGTCCAAGCTTTGGACGCGCACATGGGCGCGCTCTCCTGTCCACGACGCGGATGCCGGATCTCGCCGACGCTTTCCCCCCACGACACGTACGCTGGCGTCGTCGGGCAAGGTGGTACGCCATCGATCCTGCGCTGCCCCACCGCCCAGCTCGTCCGGTAGAGCTTCTGCGTATCGCCGCGAAGTCGTGCCAGCGCGGCTCGCCGACGGTGTGTGCCGGCCGTCACCGTATCCGGCAACGGGCTTCGCTGTTCCCCACCCCACGCCATCGCGTCTCAGCTCAACGCGGTGCCGCAACATTCCGAGAGAACTCGGATTCTCTCCATCACCAGCTCCGCGACACGCTCATAGGCCTGCGCCCCCGTCGCCCGTGCGGAGATTTCTTCCGGCCGGATCGCCTCGCCATAGTGCACCGCAACCGGCCGGCCGAGTCGAGGGCGACCCGCCCCTTTTGGCCACGCCTCAAACGTTCCTTCAATCCACGCCGGAACTACCGGCACCGCCGCTTTGGCGACAAGGAACCCGATCCCTCGCTTCGGCGGCTGCAGTTGCCCATCCGGAGAGCGTGTGCCCTCCGGGAACAGGCCCAACACATGCCCTGCTCGCAATAGCTCGAGCGCCCGGCGGATCGCACCGACATCCCCTTTGCCGCGTTCCACCGGCACTGCACCAACCGCGCGCAGCAGCCATCCCCATGGAGGCTGAAACAGCTCGGATTTCGCCAGGTAGTGCACGACGCGGTGCGGGATCGCACAGCCGAGCAGCGGCGGATCCAGCACGCTGGCATGGTTTGCCGCGATGATGCACGGTCCTTCCGCCGGGACGTGCTCCATCCCCTCGGCGCGGAGGTGATGAACGAGCCGGAAATACAAACGGCACAGCGCCCGGCCCGCCCGATAGACGAAAGGACCGCGCCCGCTCATGCGCTCGACAGTCCAGCGCGAACCCTCGAAACGATCCGCTGCACGACCTCTTCAACGGTCATCCGGGTCGTGTCCAGCACCTCTGCGCCCAGCGCCACCTGCAGCGGCGCCTCCGGACGCGTTCGATCCCGCCGGTCACGACGCTCCAGCGACTGCCGCACATCCTCCACATCCGCCGCGGCGCCCATCTGCGCAATATCGAGCGAGCGACGCCGCGCCCGCTCGGCAGGGTCCGCGTCGAGATAAAACTTGAAGGCCGCATCCGGGAACACCACTGTGCCAATGTCACGACCTTCCATCACCAGGGGGCCGAACGCGCGCGTTTCGCGCAAGCGGGCGACGATGAACCGCCTCACCTCCGGGATCGCCGCCACATCTGAGACCGCTTCCGCCACCTCCGGCGTACGAAGTTCCGGCCCCGCCCCTTCCCCGTCCAGAAAAAGCTTCACCGCGCCATCTTCAAGGCGAGTTTCCCAGCGGCACAGGCGCATCGTTTCGATCACCACGGCCGGATCATTCCCGCGCCACCCCCGCCGCAACACCGCCCTGGTCAGCGCACGATAGAACATCCCGGAGTCGACGTACACAAACCCCAGCTGCCGCGCCACCGCGCGAGCGACGGTGGACTTCCCCGACGCGGACGGGCCGTCAATCGCCACCTGAATGGACGGCATCTCGCTCACCCGCGATGTCCAGTCAAACATGCCAGGTCAGCCGCAAAGCCGGGATACGACGTGTCCACACACGCGACGTCATGCACCGTGCAGGGGCCGTCCGCAAACAGGCATAGCACCGCCAGCGACATCGCGACGCGGTGATCGCCGCGGCTGTGCAAGCAGTCCGACGCGCGGATCCGCCCACCGCCCCGCACCACCATTCCGTCCGGCCGCTCGATCACCTCCACCCCCATCGCCCGCAGCCCCGCCGCCATCGTCGCGATCCGATCCGATTCCTTCACTCGCAGCTCTGCCGCGTCCCGAATCACCGTCTCCCCCTCCGCCAGCGCACCCGCCACCGAGAGAACTGGCAATTCGTCGATGAGGTTGGGGATTTCCGCGCCGCCAATGACCGTCCCCCGCAGGCGACAGCCCCGCACCACCACATCACCTCGGGGCTCCCACTCCGCCGCCGCACCAATGGCCGGTTGAATCCGTACCTCCGCGCCCATCCGTCGCAGCACCTCCAACACGGCGGTGCGTCGGGGATTGAGCCCCACGTTGCGGACTACCACCTCGCCTCCCGGCCGCACCGCGGCGGCAACAACCCAGAACGCCGCGGAGGAGATGTCGCCCGGCACTTCCCACTCACCCCCACCCGCGGTAACAGGCCGCCCCCCCGATCCGCTCAGTTCCACCACCCGGTCACCATCGCTGCTGACCGGCAGGCCCATCGCTCGCAGAAGACGCTCCGTGTGGTCGCGCGTAGGCATCGGTTCCACTACGCGCGTCCGTCCCTCGGCGCGAAGACCCGCCAGCAACACGCAGGACTTCACCTGAGCGGAGGCGACTGGCGGCGCATACTCGATCGCCCGCAAATGCCCACCCCGTACGCGGATGGGCGCGCGTCCATCCACCCCCAGCAGCTCCACCTTCGCCCCCATCCGCTGTAACGGTTCCTGGATCCGGCGCATCGGACGAGAACGAACGGACGCATCGCCCGTCAGCACGGCCTCGATCGGATGGCCCGCAATCAATCCGGTCAGAAGCCGGATGCCCGTGCCGGAATTCCCAAGATCGAGCTCTCCGATCGGAGCTCTCAGTTCACCCCCTGCCCCTTCGATCAGCAGCGCGTCCCCCTCAAAGCGCGCGCGGGCGCCGAGCGACTCCATCGCCGCAACCGTCCGCAGGCAATCCTCACTGCGCAGAAAGTGCTGGATTCGCGCCACACCTTGCCCCGCGCCGCACACCATCGCAAGCCGGTGGGAGATGCTTTTGTCGCCGGGCACGTGTACTTCGCCCGACACTCGCTCGCATGGCTCCACCCTCCAGCACATTTCGCCGCCCGTGCTCATTCCACCGCCTCGTCTCCGCTGATGGCTCCGCGCAGCAGCTCGGCCCGGGCGCGTCGCCCCTCCTCGAGCAGCGCCCGAACCTCCGCGAACGCGCCTCGGCCCACCGCAGCCCGCAGCTCCGCCACGCCGCGCGCAAGACAGTCCAGCTCCCCCTCGATCGCGTCGCGATTGGTCTCCACGATGTCACGCCAAAGATCCGGTGATCCCCCCGCCACCCGCGTCGTATCGCGGAACCCGGGGCCGATCAGCGCCCTGATCCTCTGCGGGTCACCCCCGTCCCGGGCGGCGCAGCGAGCGACCAGCGCGGCGGCCAGATGCGGCAAATGACTGGTGCGCGCAATCCAGCGGTCGTGCTCCGCCGCGCTCATCCGGACGACCCGGGCACCGACCGCGCGCCACAGTCGCTCCGTCCGCTCGAGATCCGCGCGCTCCGCGCCGTCGGTCACCACCACCGTCACTGCCCCCTCATATAGATCCGGTCGGGCCGCGTCGAATCCCTGCTGCTCCGAGCCGGCAATCGGATGGCTGCCCACCATCGCAACACCGGCGGCCCGCGCGGCGGCCTGCGACCGCTCCAACACCCACCGCTTCGTGCTGCCAACGTCGGTGAGCAATCCTCCGCGCTTCAATACCGGTGCGATCCGCGCAACGAGCTCCGGAATCACGCAGACCGGCGCGCACACCACCGCCACGTCCGCCCCCTCCGCCGCTGCCTCCGGCGATTCAAACGCCGCATCCACCGCGCCCGCTGCGACCGCCGCGGCTCGGACCTCCGCCCGCCGCGAACTGCCAACCACCCGGCGCGCCGCGCCGCGCCGCCGCAACGCCATCGCCAGCGAGCCGCCCATTAGACCCAGCCCGATCACCGCAACCGTTCGCGGCAGCGCCATTCGCCGGCCCCTCACACCGACCGGCCGATCGCCGCGGCAACGCCCGCGATCTGGCGCATCAGCTGCTCGAACGTGTCAGGCAGCAGCGCCTGTTCCCCATCCGAGAGCGCCCGTTCGGGGCATCGGTGAATCTCGACCATGATGCCGTCGGCACCGGCCGCCACCGCCGCGCGCGCCATCGGCGCCACCAGATCCCAGTGGCCCGTACCGTGGCTCGGATCCACCACCACCGGCAAATGGGACTCCCGATGCAGCACCGGCACCGCGCTCAGGTCTAGCGTGTTGCGCGTCGCACGTTCGAACGTCCGGATGCCGCGTTCACACAGGATCACGTTCGGATTGCCCTGCGCGAGCACGTACTCGGCGCTCATCAACAGCTCCTCGATCGTGTTCGCCAGCCCCCGCTTCAACAGCACCGGCCGGCCCGATCGCCCCACCGCCTTCAGCAGCGTGAAATTCTGCATGTTGCGCGCACCGACCTGCAGTACGTCCGCGACATCGGCGACGAGCTCCACGTCGCGCGGATCCATCACCTCGGTGACCACCGGCAGACCGATGGCCGTGCGCACTTCGCGCAACAGCCGAAGCCCCTCCACGCCCAGTCCTTGAAACGCATACGGTGAGGTCCGGGGCTTGAACGCACCCGCCCGCAACGCCGCCGCCCCCGCTGCCCGCGCCGCAGCAGCGAGGTCGAACAGCATCTCCCGGCCCTCGATCGAGCATGGCCCGGCGATCACCACCACGCGCACGCCCCCAACCTCCACCGGTGCCTCGCCGGCGCGCGCCGGACCGATCGTCACCCTCGTGCCCTGCGGCCGTGCCTCGAGGCTCGCCAGGCGGTAGGGCTTCACCACACTCATCACCCGCTCCACGCCCGGCATCGCCTCGATCGGCTGCTCGCGAATCCTCGCCTCGTCGCCGATCACCCCGATGATCGTGCGCTCGGTGCCTCGACTTACGTGCGGCTCCAGCCCGCATTCGCGGACCCGCTCACAAACGTGCGCGACATCCCGTTCCGCCGCGCCCTGCTTCATCACAATGATCACGCGCGAACCCCCTGGGCGATCACCTCGGCCAGCGCACGCAGCGCCACCCGATTCTGCCGCCGCGTGCCGACCGTCACCCGAACATACTCGGGCAGGCCGTATCCGTCCATCGGACGCACAATCACCCCGCGGCGCTGCAATGCCTCGAACACTGCCCGGCCACAGCCCACTCTCACCAACAGAAAGTTCGCAACAGACGGCACCGTCTCCAGCCCCAGACGCCGGCACCCCGCCGCCCACTGGGCAAGGCCTGCGGCCACCATCCGGCGGGTCCGCTCGACGTGCTCCTCGTCCTCCAGCGCCGCCAGCGCCGCGGCCTGCGCGACCGAGTTCACATTGAACGGCTGACGCACACGATTCAGCGCGTCCACCACCTCCGGCGGCCCGAGGCCGTAGCCGATTCGCAGCCCGGCCAACCCGTAGGTCTTCGAAAAAGTCCGCAGCACCATCACCGGCCGCCCTTCCCGAACATACCGGATGGTGTCCGGTTGACGCTCCGGAGGCAGCAGCTCGATGTACGCCTCGTCGAGCACCACCAGTACGTCGGACGGCGTGCGCCGGATCAGCCGGTCAATCTCCTCCGCCCCTACCATCGTGCCGGTCGGATTGTTCGGATTCGCAACGAAGATCAGTTTCGTCCGCGGCTCCACGGCCCCGGCCATCGCGTCGAGATCGTGAGTGAACGCACGCATCGGCGTCTCGATCGTCCGCGCACCAAACAGCTCCGCCACCAGCCGGTACACGACGAACGCACACTGCGAGGCGACGATCGAATCGCCGGGCTCCAGCAGCGCCTGCGCCAGCAGCGCGATCAGCTCGTTACTGCCATGCCCGACCGCAACGCAGTCGGGCGGCACGCAGAAGCGCCGGGCGAGCGCCTCGCGCAATGCAAACGCACCGCCGTCGGGATACAAATGGGCGCGCACAGCCGCCGCGCGGATCGCCCGCCGCGCCCGCGGTGACGGCCCCAGAGCGTTCTCGTTCGACGCGAGCTTCACAATGCCCGCCGCGTCCGCGAAACCCTGCTCCCGCGCCACCTCCTCGATTGGCCGACCAGGTTCATAGACTGCGAGCCGACGAACTCGATCGGGAATCGGAATCATCTGTCGCTCACTCTCCCCGATCCCATGCCCGCGGATACGAACCCAGCACGCGCAGCACTGTGCATTCCCGTTCCAGCTGCTTGATCGCGGCAGCGACCGGCGGATCCTCCATATGCCCCTCCACATCGACGTAGAAGTAGTACTCCCACGCCGCCGAGCGGTTCGGTCGCGATTCGATCTTGCACAGGTTGACGCCATGCTCGCTGAAGGCGGCCAACGCCCGGTGCAGCGCGCCCACGCGATGCTGCACCGAGAACAGCAGCGACGTCCGATCATGTCCGGTCGGCTTGCCACACGCGGCACCCACCACCAGGAACCGCGTCGTATTCCCCCGCAGGTCCTGCACCTCCGAGGCGACAATGTCCAGGCCGTAGGTCTCTGCCGCCTGCGCGCCGGCCAACGCGCCCGCGCCGGCCTCCGCCGCCGCCATCTCCGCCGCCCGCGCGGTGCTCGATACCGGCACCAGGTCCACACCCGCCATCTCCGACTGCAGAAAACGACGGCACTGCCCGAACACTTCCGGTTTGCTGTAGATTTTTCGAATCTGTTCCTTCGGACACTTCGCCAGTAGATGATGCGAAATCGGCAGATACACCTCCGCAACGATCTTCAACGAGGTTTCCGCCAGCTCGTCCAACGTGTGCGTCACCGCCCCCTCCGTAGAATTTTCGATCGGGACGACACCGTAATCCGCCCGGCCCTTCTCCACCGACGTGAACACGTCACTGATCGTGTCGCAGGAGCTGTACTGCACACTCGCACCGAAACGCATCCGGGCCGCCTGGTGCGTAAACGTCGCCGGCGGCCCCAGGTACGCGATGTTCAGAGGCCGCTGCAGCGCGATCGCGGCCGACATGATCTCCCGGTAGATTGCCTGCAGCGACGCGTCGGAAAGCGGGCCTTCGTTCACTGCCCGCGTGCGGTCGAGCACTTGTGTTTCGCGGTCGGGCGCAAAAATAGACTCCCCGCGCTCCCGCTTGATGCGGCCGATCTCGATCGCCACGCGCGTGCGCTCGTTCAACAGCGCCACGAGCTGGCGGTCCAGTTCGTCAATCCGACGGCGCAATTCGTCGAGGTTCATCCGCTCGACTCCCCCTTTGTCCTCGCCTCCGCCACCGCAGACTCCTCCGGTCCGCCCGCCGTCGCCGTCGACGCCGCCTCCGGCGGCCCCCCGTACCCCGCCTCCCGACGGCGCAGCTCGTCAACCCCCGGAAGATCATCGATTCGGTTCAGCCCGAAATGCTCGAGAAATCGCTGCGTAGTGCCAAACAGCCACGGTCGCCCCGGTAGGTCGCTGCGGCCGGTCACCCGGATCAGTTGAAGGTCGAGCAGGTTGCGCAAAATCTGGTCCACCGCAACGCCCCGAACAGCCTCGATCTCCGCCCGCGTGACCGGCTGGCGGTACGCAATGATCGCCAGCGTCTCCAGCGCCGGTGGAGACAAACGTTGGGGACGCAAACGGTCCAGATGCACACGCACCCACGGCCCGCATGCCGGTTCGCTTTCGATCCGATACCCTTGCGCGACCTCCGCAACCCTCAGCCCCACGCCCGCCGTCGCCAGATCCTTCCGCACCGCCTCGATCGCGGCAACGATTTCCTCGCGCCCCACCTCGGCAAAGCCCGCGGCCACACCGCCCAGCCGCTCGGCAGTCTGACGAAACACCTGCGCCAGTCGGTCCACCGAAATCGGCGTGCGCGACACGAACAGCAGCGCGCCAACGATCGCCTTCAGCTCCGGAATCGCCGCGCCTTCAGTCATCGCCACCCGTCCCCGCCGCCACCGCAGCGTCCGCCGTTCGCCGGATCACAATCTCATCGAACGCGGCACTCTGCACCGCCTCGACCTGCTGCAGCCGGATCAGCTCCAGCACCGCCAGAAACGTCACCACGATCTCTGCCCGGGACCGCATCTGTTCGAACAACTTCGACAGCGAAAGCTCCCCCCGTTCCGCCAGCAGCTCGAGCAGCTGATCAATCTTCTCCCCCACCGTGTACCGCTCCGCGAAAATTTCGCGGAGGTCCTCGTTCGCACCGATGCGTTTGAGCGCAGACTGAAATGCGCCGAGCAGATCAAAGATGCTGACGTCCGCGAGCGTCGGCGGACCGACCGGCGCGTCCGCGTCCGACACCATCGCGTCGTGTCGTGTGAACACATCGGACTGACGCCGCTCCATGGCCTCCAGAAACCGGGCCGCATCTTTAAACTTCTTGTACTCCACCAGACGCCGCACCAGATCCCACCGGGGATCGGGCTCCTCCTCCTCCCCCGCTTCTGGCGTTCGTTCTTCCGGGGGCAATAACATCCGGCTTTTGATCATCATCAACGTCGCCGCCATCACCAAAAACTCCCCCGCAATGGACAGGTCCAGCATCCGCATCATGTCCAGGTATTCGAGGTACTGCGTGGTGATACGTTCGATCGGGATGTCGTAGATGTTGAGCTCCTCGCGGCGAATGAGATAAAGGAGAAGGTCGAGCGGACCCTCAAACACTTCGAGGCGCACCTTGTAATCCCGACCGACCGGCGACATCGGGGCTACTCCAGCCCGACCGCGCGCCGCGCGGCGGCGAGGGTGGTGCGCGCGACCGCGCGTGCCCGCTCCGCGCCGCGCCGCAAGACCGTCTCCACCTCATCCGGTCGCGCGGCGAGCTCCTGCCGGCGCCGCCTCAGCGGGCCGAACCACTCTTCGATCTTATCCGCCAATGCCTGTTTGGCGGCGGCATAGCCGAAACCGCCCGACCGGTATCGGGCCGCCATCGCCTCCCGCTCCTCGTCCGTCGCAAGCAAACGATACAGCGCAAACACCGTGCACCGCTCGGGGTCCTTCGGCGCCTCGACGGGCGTACTGTCGGTGACGATCCGCATGACCCGTCTCCGCGTTTCGGCGGGATCACCAAACAGCTCGATCGTGTTGCCGTACGACTTCGACATTTTCTGGCCGTCAATCCCCGGCACCACCGCGACCTCCTCACGGATCAGCGGCTCGGGAATCCGAAACACCTCGCCAAACTCGCGATTGAACTTGATGGCGATGTCGCGAGTCACCTCGACGTGCTGCTTCTGGTCACGTCCGACCGGCACGACCTCCGCCTGCACCGCGAGAATGTCCGCCGCCATCAATACCGGATACGCAAATAGCCCATGGCTCGCCGGTACCCCCTTTGCGAGCTTGTCCTTGTAGGAATGACATCGCTCCAGCAGCCCCATCGGCGTCACCACCGACAGCAGCCACGCCAGCTCGCAGACCTCCGGCACATCGCTCTGGCGATAAAAGACGGTCCGCTCCGGATCAAGACCGCAGGCGAGAAAATCCAGCGCCACCTCCACCGTCGCCGCCCGCAGCGCGGCCGCATCATGCACCGTCGTCAGCGCATGGTAGTTCGCGATGAACAGAAACGTTTCGTTCCCCGCCTGCAGTTCCAGCGCCGGCCGCATCATCCCGAAGTAGTTTCCGAGATGCAGCCGCCCGGATGGCTGAATGCCGGACAACACTCTCATCGGCGGAAATCGCTCCATGCGGCCGTGGCCAGCGCCCGGCTCCGCAGCCCGCAAAGGATATCCCATCTGTCCGCGTTCGCCAACCACGCGCCCTCCCCGCGCCCGCACGAAGGCCACTGTTTCTCCGTGGCCTCAACCACGATCCGCCCCCAAGATCGATCCGGTCCACACCGCTGTCTCCACCGCCCCCGGCGCGCTGCCGGCGGCGCCCGACGTCCCGCACCCGCATATTTGACGGCTCGCCAGGCGCCGGATACTCTGTGAGTTTGCCCGTACGGTAGAGGCGGCTGGGCCCTCCGGGGCCCTTGGTTCTTTGTCAGCGGACCGCAGATGGGCACCCGGCCGCGGCCGGAAGGAGTCGGCGTATGAACAGCGAGTTGCAGGCGGTGGTGGAAAACATCGAGCGGGAGCACAACCTCGATCGCGAAACCATCATCCGCGCGATCGAGGAAGGACTCCTCGTCGCCGCCCGGAAAAGCATGCACGGTGCGGCCGCCGTCCGCGTCCAGATCGACCGCAAGACGCTCGCGATCCGAATGTATGTCGCGAAGACCGTCATTGCCTCCGGAGCCCCCGCGCCCGACCAAATTCGCCTCCACGATGCGCAAAAAATCAAACCGGACGCCCAGCCCGGCGAGACCCTAGAGGTCGAAGTGCCCGCCAGCCAGCTCGGCCGCATCGCCGCGCAGTCCGCCCGGCAGTCCATCCTGCAGGAAATCCGCAAGGGCGTCCGCAACCGTGTGTACGAGTTGTACAAGAATGCGGTGGGCACCATCGTCAGCGGCACCGTTTCCGGCTTCGATCGCCGTGACGTGCTGGTGAAGATTGACGACGCGGAGGCGGTGCTGCCCGCGACGGAGCGGCCGGCCTCGGAGCAGTACCAACTCAACGACCGCATCCAGGCGCTGGTGCTGGCAGTGGATCCAACCGCTCACCCGATGATCACGCTGTCGAGATCCAGCCCCGATTTTGTCCGCCGTCTGTTCGAGCGCGAGGTTGCTGAAATCGGTGACGGCACCGTCGAAATCCGCGCAATTGCGCGCGATCCCGGCTTCCGAACCAAGATCGCGGTCGCGTCGCGCGACGAAAAGGTCGACCCGGTGGGCGCCTGCGTCGGGCTCCGCGGCATGCGGGTTCAAAACATCACCCGCGAGCTCAACGGCGAACGTGTCGACGTCGTGCGCTGGCATGCGGACCCGCGCCAGTTTGTCACCAACGCGCTGCATCCCGCAAAGCTCGACCGAGTGCGGCTCGACGAGGCAACCCGGACCGCTTACGTCAGCGTGCCGCAGGACCAGCAGGCGCTCGCAATCGGCCGCGAAGGCAAAAATGTGCGGCTCGCAATGAAGCTGACCGGCTGGCAGATCAAAATCGAGCGCGAAGAGTCGGTGCCGTTCGACGAAAAAGTCGCCGCCGCGGTCAAGGAGCTGGCGGCCATTGAAGGCATCGGGCGCCAGCGGGCGGAAGCGCTGGTCCGGGCGGGCTTCCTCGACCTGGAAGGCATTCTCGCCGCGGAACTTTCGGATCTGCTCACCGTGGAGGGGTTAGACGAAGCGTCGGCGGAGCAGTTGCGCAAAATTGCGGCGGCCGAACATGAGCGCCGACATGGAACCATCTCGTCATGAGGATGTTTGAGTTAGCGCGGGAGCTCGGGCTCCCCTCGAAAGAATTGATTCATCGTCTCCGCGAGCTCGGCGAGGATGTATCCGACAATCCTGCGTCGAACGCCTCGGTGACGCAGGTCCGAAAGGCCCGAGAGCTTTGGGGGCCCAAAGCCGCGGAGGCGCCACCGGCAGCCGAAACCGCCGCCGCTCCCTCTGCCGTAGGCGAGGCTACCGTTGCGCCGCCGCCGCCTTCCGAACCTCCGCCCGCACCTCCCCCCGCCGCGGTTTCGCAGGCGGCCGAGGCGCCGGCCACCCCGCCGCCGACCGCTCCGGCCCCACCCTCCGCCCCCACCCCAAAACCGTCGGTCGTCCGCATCCGCGAGCCGATCACCGTCCGGGCGCTCGCCGAAATGATGCAAGTCCGACCCAATCAGCTCGTCGCCGAGCTGATGAAGATGAACATCTTCAAGAAGATCAACGATCCTCTTGACTTTCGTACCGCGCTGCAGGTCGGGCAGCGCCTGGGCATCCGGGTGGAGCAGGAAAAACGAGCTCCGGTGGAGGGACCCAAGCCGCCCAAGAAAGCGATCGAGCGGCCGGCGGAACCGCCACCCCCCTCTTCCAGCGAGCTCCAGCCCCGTCCCCCGGTGGTCACCTTCATGGGACACGTGGACCACGGCAAAACCTCGCTGCTGGATTACATTCGCAAGACCCGGATCGCCGCGGGCGAGGCCGGCGGGATCACTCAACACATCGGCGCATACATGGTGCAGGTCCGCGACCGTTGGATCACGTTCATCGACACGCCCGGTCATGCGGCGTTCACCCAAATGCGCGCGCGCGGTGCGAATGTCACCGACATTGCGGTGATCGTCATCGCAGCCGACGAGGGCGTGAAACCCCAGACCCTCGAGGCGATCCAGCACGCGCGCGCCGCGAACGTCACGATCATGTGCGCGATCAACAAAATTGACCTTCCCGGCGCCAACGTTGACCGTGTGAAGGCGCAGCTGCAACAGAACGGCCTGACGCCCGATGACTGGGGCGGCAAAATCGTGTGCGTGCCGGTCAGCGCGGTCACCGGGCAGGGTATCCCGGACCTGCTCGAGATGATCCTGCTGCAGGCCGATCTGCTCGAACTGAAGGCGCCCCCCCATCGGCCCGCGAAGGGCTTCGTGCTGGAAGCGAAGCTCGCCCCCGGCAGTGGCCCCGTCGCCACAGTGCTGATCAAGAGCGGCACGCTGAAAGTCGGCGACGCGGTCGTGTGCGGTGAGGCGTGGGGTCGCGTGCGGTCACTGGAAAACGACCGCGGAATCCGGCAGCGGACTGCAGGGCCGGGCTTCGCCGTGCAGATGTTGGGCCTCAATGCGGTACCCCCGGCCGGTGCAGAGTTTGAGGTGGTCGAGTCCGACCGGGCGGCCAGAGAAATCGCCGAGGCGAGGATCGAAGCCAGCCGCCGGGCGAAGCTGCAGACACCGACCCGCACGCTTTCGCTGGACGACCTGCTGACGAAGACCGATCCGACTCAGAAGGTCGAACTCTCCATCGTGCTGAAGTGCGACGTGCAAGGTACTTTGGAGGCAGTCCAACAGGCACTGTCCGAAATCAAAAGCACCCGCGTCTCGCTGAAAATCGTGCTGGCGGGCGTCGGCAACGTGTCCGCGAACGATGTGTTGCTGGCGAAGGCGTCCAACGCGATCGTGATCGGATTCCATGTGGGTGGAGAGCCGGGCGTTGAAAAAAT contains these protein-coding regions:
- a CDS encoding segregation/condensation protein A, which codes for MSPVGRDYKVRLEVFEGPLDLLLYLIRREELNIYDIPIERITTQYLEYLDMMRMLDLSIAGEFLVMAATLMMIKSRMLLPPEERTPEAGEEEEPDPRWDLVRRLVEYKKFKDAARFLEAMERRQSDVFTRHDAMVSDADAPVGPPTLADVSIFDLLGAFQSALKRIGANEDLREIFAERYTVGEKIDQLLELLAERGELSLSKLFEQMRSRAEIVVTFLAVLELIRLQQVEAVQSAAFDEIVIRRTADAAVAAGTGGDD
- the trpS gene encoding tryptophan--tRNA ligase, yielding MRVLSGIQPSGRLHLGNYFGMMRPALELQAGNETFLFIANYHALTTVHDAAALRAATVEVALDFLACGLDPERTVFYRQSDVPEVCELAWLLSVVTPMGLLERCHSYKDKLAKGVPASHGLFAYPVLMAADILAVQAEVVPVGRDQKQHVEVTRDIAIKFNREFGEVFRIPEPLIREEVAVVPGIDGQKMSKSYGNTIELFGDPAETRRRVMRIVTDSTPVEAPKDPERCTVFALYRLLATDEEREAMAARYRSGGFGYAAAKQALADKIEEWFGPLRRRRQELAARPDEVETVLRRGAERARAVARTTLAAARRAVGLE
- the nusA gene encoding transcription termination factor NusA, with protein sequence MNSELQAVVENIEREHNLDRETIIRAIEEGLLVAARKSMHGAAAVRVQIDRKTLAIRMYVAKTVIASGAPAPDQIRLHDAQKIKPDAQPGETLEVEVPASQLGRIAAQSARQSILQEIRKGVRNRVYELYKNAVGTIVSGTVSGFDRRDVLVKIDDAEAVLPATERPASEQYQLNDRIQALVLAVDPTAHPMITLSRSSPDFVRRLFEREVAEIGDGTVEIRAIARDPGFRTKIAVASRDEKVDPVGACVGLRGMRVQNITRELNGERVDVVRWHADPRQFVTNALHPAKLDRVRLDEATRTAYVSVPQDQQALAIGREGKNVRLAMKLTGWQIKIEREESVPFDEKVAAAVKELAAIEGIGRQRAEALVRAGFLDLEGILAAELSDLLTVEGLDEASAEQLRKIAAAEHERRHGTISS
- the infB gene encoding translation initiation factor IF-2 yields the protein MRMFELARELGLPSKELIHRLRELGEDVSDNPASNASVTQVRKARELWGPKAAEAPPAAETAAAPSAVGEATVAPPPPSEPPPAPPPAAVSQAAEAPATPPPTAPAPPSAPTPKPSVVRIREPITVRALAEMMQVRPNQLVAELMKMNIFKKINDPLDFRTALQVGQRLGIRVEQEKRAPVEGPKPPKKAIERPAEPPPPSSSELQPRPPVVTFMGHVDHGKTSLLDYIRKTRIAAGEAGGITQHIGAYMVQVRDRWITFIDTPGHAAFTQMRARGANVTDIAVIVIAADEGVKPQTLEAIQHARAANVTIMCAINKIDLPGANVDRVKAQLQQNGLTPDDWGGKIVCVPVSAVTGQGIPDLLEMILLQADLLELKAPPHRPAKGFVLEAKLAPGSGPVATVLIKSGTLKVGDAVVCGEAWGRVRSLENDRGIRQRTAGPGFAVQMLGLNAVPPAGAEFEVVESDRAAREIAEARIEASRRAKLQTPTRTLSLDDLLTKTDPTQKVELSIVLKCDVQGTLEAVQQALSEIKSTRVSLKIVLAGVGNVSANDVLLAKASNAIVIGFHVGGEPGVEKIAKREGVEIRLYSVIYELVEEVRNAMAGLLQPIVREVPLGQALVKQVFQLSRKGNVAGCLVRSGRVLLRGRARVRRGGDIVYEGSIASLRRFQNDATEVREGQECGIRLDNFNAFEPGDIIEVYEVQKIAQTL